The sequence GCCTCCGGCCGCTGGCTTGCGGGCGGCTGACCGGGTCAGCGCCCGCCGGGCATGGCCCGCACGGCGGTGTCGATCGCCTTGTCGAGCAGTTCCAGTCCGAGATCGAGCTCGCTGTCGCTGATGGTCAGCGGCGGCGCGATGCGGAACACGCCGCCCATCGACGGCAGCTTGACGATGTTCATGCTCAGCCCGAGCTTCATGCACTCGCGGGTGATGGCCTCGCCGAGCTGCGAAGCCGGTTCGCGCGTCTTGCGGTCGGTGACCAGCTCCAGCCCCATCAGCAGGCCGCGCCCGCGCACGTCGCCGATGCATTCGTGCCGCGACCGCAGCCGCTGCAGCCCCTGCGCGAGCCGCTCGCCGGCGATGCGCGCGCGCTCGACGAGCCCGTCGCGCTCGACCACTTCGAGCACCTTCAGGCCGACCGCTGCCGGCAGCGGATCGGAGACGTGCGTCGTGTAGAACAGGAAGCCGCGCGCGTGGGCCTGTTCTTCGATGGCGGCGGTGGTCACCATCGCGGCCAGCGGCAGGCCCGCGCCCAGCGTCTTGGAGAGCGTGAGGATGTCCGGCGCCACGCCGTCGCGCTGGCACGCGAACATCACGCCGGTGCGGCCGACGCCGGTCTGCGCCTCGTCGACGATCAGCAGCATGCCGCGCTCGCTGCATTTCTGCTTCAGCGCAGCCATGTAGCCCGGCGGAAGTTCCAGGATGCCGCCGCTGCTGAGGATGGGTTCGGCAATGAAGGCGGCCAGCGCGCCGGTCGACTGCCGGTCGATCTGCTCGAAGCCGTCGTCGAGTTCGCGTCGCCAGTCGAGCTCGCCGGAGGGCGTGGTGAAGCGCGGGCGGTAGGCGTTGGGCGCCGGGATGGCCAGCGAGCCGGCGGGCGCCGGGCCGTAGCCCTTGCGTCCCGCGCTGTAGGTGGCCGCAGCGGCACTGCCGGTCATGCCGTGCCACGACTGGGTGAAGGCCACCACCTCGTGGCATCCCGTCACCAGCTTGGCCATGCGCAGTGCGGCCTCGTTCGACTCGGCGCCGGTGCTCAGCAGCAGGCAGCGCTCGAGCCCCGCCGGCGCGTGCCGCGCGATCTGCGCGGCCAGCGACACCACCGGCCTCGACAGCATGCCGCTGAAGAGATGGTCGAGCGTGCGCACGTGCTCCCAAACGACCTCGACGATCTCCGGATGCGCGTGGCCGAGCAGGGCGCTCATCTGCCCCGACGTGAAGTCCAGGATCGCGCGTCCGTCGGCGTCGTAGACGAAACTGCCCTGCGCGCGCTCGATGATCAGCGGCTCGAAGCTGCCGCCGTAGCGCACCAGGTGTTGCCGGGCCTGTGCCCAGAACTGCGGATCGTCGTTCCTGCTCATGTCGATGCTTCCAGACCAAAGTGACCGAAGTGGCGCACATTACGTGTCGCCCCGCGCCGGGGGAAGCGAAATGTTTTGAATTCAGCTATCAGGAGAACTCATGCCGTGAGCCAGTCCCTCGACATCGACCTGCTTCGCAGCTTCGTGGCCATTGCCGAGACGGGCGTGCTCGGCAAGGCCGCGGCCCGCGTCGGGCGCACGCAGTCGGCGCTCAGCATGCAGATGCAGAAGCTCGAAGGCATCGTCGAGCAGCCGCTGCTCTACCGCACCGGGCGCGGCGTCACGCTCACCGCCACCGGCGAGCGGCTGCTGCTGCGCGCCGGGGAGCTGCTGCGCAGGCACGACGAAGCCCTGTCCGAGCTGCGCGGCGAGCAGCTGGCCGGCACGTTGCGCTTCAGCTGCCCCGACGACTACGCCGTCGTCTTCCTGCCCTACCTGCTGCAGGGCTTCGCGAGCCTGCATCCGCACGTACAGGTGGAAGTGATCTGCGCACCCACGCCGCGGCTGCACGAGCTGCTGGCCCGCCGGGCCGTCGACCTGGCGCTGGTGTCGG comes from Variovorax paradoxus and encodes:
- a CDS encoding aspartate aminotransferase family protein, translated to MSRNDDPQFWAQARQHLVRYGGSFEPLIIERAQGSFVYDADGRAILDFTSGQMSALLGHAHPEIVEVVWEHVRTLDHLFSGMLSRPVVSLAAQIARHAPAGLERCLLLSTGAESNEAALRMAKLVTGCHEVVAFTQSWHGMTGSAAAATYSAGRKGYGPAPAGSLAIPAPNAYRPRFTTPSGELDWRRELDDGFEQIDRQSTGALAAFIAEPILSSGGILELPPGYMAALKQKCSERGMLLIVDEAQTGVGRTGVMFACQRDGVAPDILTLSKTLGAGLPLAAMVTTAAIEEQAHARGFLFYTTHVSDPLPAAVGLKVLEVVERDGLVERARIAGERLAQGLQRLRSRHECIGDVRGRGLLMGLELVTDRKTREPASQLGEAITRECMKLGLSMNIVKLPSMGGVFRIAPPLTISDSELDLGLELLDKAIDTAVRAMPGGR
- a CDS encoding LysR family transcriptional regulator, with the translated sequence MSQSLDIDLLRSFVAIAETGVLGKAAARVGRTQSALSMQMQKLEGIVEQPLLYRTGRGVTLTATGERLLLRAGELLRRHDEALSELRGEQLAGTLRFSCPDDYAVVFLPYLLQGFASLHPHVQVEVICAPTPRLHELLARRAVDLALVSVSGPVSGSPGSGGTEVIRREPLVWVGLRGGTAAACEPLPLALGAPDALDHLWPRQALEAAGRAYRLAYASSSLSGLVGMARSGQAVIVLTRTAVPDDLEILTPDQGLPELPSVGVTLAFGRNEPSALTAAFAAHVRKVLPTA